The Candidatus Zixiibacteriota bacterium genome has a window encoding:
- a CDS encoding IS630 family transposase, with product AIMAYLNETNDHPKPFVWTKTADEIIQSIGRFCIETSNSGH from the coding sequence GGCGATCATGGCCTATCTCAACGAAACCAACGACCATCCCAAACCGTTCGTCTGGACCAAAACCGCTGATGAAATCATCCAATCCATCGGACGCTTTTGTATAGAAACTTCTAACTCAGGACACTAG